One stretch of Roseovarius mucosus DNA includes these proteins:
- a CDS encoding DMT family transporter has product MTTAATIQRSNLIGAGYALAAVLCFSLNDVGIKFLSDSYALHQVVFIRALVGMAAFVAFVMPFAGGLALIRTRRPKMHLLRGLCVVSANTCLFLGLAAMPIADAVAVFFVSPLVITVFSVLFLRESVGTRRWAAIAVGFLGVLVIVKPGTAAFQLASLLPIAAAFLYAVMHILARKIGGTESAPTMAFYIQLTFIIASTVIGLSFGDGRFAGMGHPSLEFLFRAWVWPAPGDWPILIMLGISGMLGGLFISQAYRLSEAAFAAPFEYVAMPMAIMWGVTVFGTWPDATAWIGIALIVGSGLYLLWRESVKDATLAAKAPTYRR; this is encoded by the coding sequence ATGACCACCGCCGCAACCATTCAGCGTTCCAACCTGATCGGCGCTGGCTATGCGCTGGCGGCGGTGCTGTGTTTTTCGCTCAACGATGTGGGGATCAAGTTTCTCTCGGATAGCTATGCCCTGCATCAGGTGGTATTTATCCGGGCACTGGTGGGCATGGCGGCTTTTGTGGCCTTTGTCATGCCTTTTGCGGGCGGTCTGGCCCTTATCCGCACGCGCCGCCCGAAAATGCACCTTTTGCGCGGCCTCTGCGTGGTTAGCGCCAATACCTGTCTCTTTCTGGGTCTGGCGGCAATGCCGATTGCCGATGCCGTGGCGGTGTTCTTTGTCTCGCCGCTGGTGATCACCGTGTTCTCGGTGCTGTTCCTGCGCGAGAGCGTCGGCACCCGGCGATGGGCGGCCATTGCCGTGGGGTTTCTGGGCGTTTTGGTGATCGTCAAGCCGGGCACAGCGGCGTTTCAACTGGCCTCGCTTTTGCCCATTGCGGCGGCGTTTCTCTACGCCGTCATGCATATCCTCGCGCGCAAGATCGGCGGCACCGAGAGCGCGCCAACCATGGCCTTCTACATCCAGCTTACCTTTATCATCGCCAGCACGGTCATCGGCCTCAGCTTTGGCGATGGGCGCTTTGCCGGGATGGGGCATCCGTCGCTTGAATTCCTGTTCCGCGCTTGGGTTTGGCCCGCGCCGGGGGATTGGCCGATCCTGATCATGCTTGGCATATCCGGCATGTTGGGGGGTCTCTTCATCTCTCAGGCCTACCGGCTGTCCGAGGCCGCCTTTGCCGCGCCCTTTGAATATGTCGCCATGCCGATGGCGATCATGTGGGGGGTGACGGTGTTTGGCACCTGGCCCGATGCGACCGCTTGGATCGGAATTGCCCTGATTGTGGGCTCTGGGCTCTATCTCTTGTGGCGCGAGTCGGTCAAGGATGCGACGCTGGCCGCCAAAGCCCCGACCTATCGCCGCTAA